From a region of the Enterobacter cancerogenus genome:
- the dadX gene encoding catabolic alanine racemase DadX: protein MSRPVLAQLDLQALKDNLQIVRRAAPGSRVWSVVKANAYGHGIDRIWGALGATDGFALLNLDEAILLRERGWKGPILLLEGFFHADDLPLLDKYRLTTSLHSNWQIKALQDAKLHAPLDIYLKVNSGMNRLGFQPERVHTVWQQLRNLKNVGEMTLMAHFADAEKPDGIADAMVRVEQAAEGLDCPRSLSNSAATLWHPEAHFDWVRPGIILYGASPSGQWQDIANSGLKPVMTLRSEIIGVQTLKAGDTVGYGSRYRATGEQRIGIVACGYADGYPRIAPSGTPVWVDGVRTGTVGTVSMDMMAIDLTPCPQAGIGTPVELWGNEVKIDDVASAAGTVGYELMCALAPRVPVVTL, encoded by the coding sequence ATGTCACGTCCTGTTCTGGCGCAGCTCGATTTGCAGGCCCTGAAGGATAACCTGCAAATTGTCCGTCGTGCTGCGCCGGGTTCACGCGTCTGGTCGGTTGTCAAAGCGAACGCCTACGGGCACGGTATTGACCGTATCTGGGGCGCGCTTGGCGCGACCGACGGCTTTGCCTTACTGAACCTTGATGAGGCCATTCTTCTTCGCGAACGCGGCTGGAAGGGGCCAATTTTACTGCTGGAAGGTTTTTTCCACGCCGACGATCTGCCCCTGCTGGATAAATACCGCCTGACCACCAGCCTCCACAGCAACTGGCAGATCAAAGCCCTGCAGGATGCGAAGCTGCATGCTCCGCTGGATATCTATCTTAAGGTAAACAGCGGCATGAACCGCCTGGGCTTCCAGCCTGAGCGCGTACACACGGTCTGGCAGCAGCTGCGTAATCTGAAAAACGTTGGCGAAATGACGCTGATGGCGCACTTTGCCGACGCCGAAAAACCGGACGGCATTGCTGATGCGATGGTGCGCGTTGAGCAGGCGGCGGAAGGGCTGGATTGCCCGCGCTCCCTGTCAAACTCGGCGGCGACGCTCTGGCATCCTGAAGCGCATTTCGACTGGGTTCGCCCGGGCATTATCCTCTACGGTGCTTCACCGTCCGGCCAGTGGCAGGATATTGCCAACAGTGGCCTTAAGCCGGTCATGACGCTGCGCAGTGAAATCATTGGTGTCCAGACGCTGAAAGCGGGCGATACCGTGGGCTACGGCAGCCGATACCGTGCGACGGGGGAGCAGCGTATCGGGATTGTCGCGTGCGGCTATGCCGACGGTTACCCGCGCATTGCCCCCAGCGGTACGCCCGTGTGGGTGGATGGCGTGCGCACCGGAACCGTTGGCACGGTCTCGATGGATATGATGGCGATTGACTTAACGCCTTGCCCGCAGGCAGGCATTGGGACCCCGGTTGAGCTGTGGGGTAACGAGGTCAAAATCGACGATGTTGCCTCTGCGGCGGGCACCGTGGGCTATGAGCTGATGTGTGCGTTAGCGCCGCGCGTACCGGTCGTGACGCTGTAA
- a CDS encoding D-amino acid dehydrogenase produces MRVVILGSGVVGVTSAWYLSQAGHEVTVIDRESGPALETSAANAGQISPGYAAPWAAPGVPLKAIKWMFQRHAPLAIGLDGTPFQLKWMWQMLRNCDTRHYMENKGRMVRLAEYSRDCLKALRASTGIEYEGRQGGTLQLFRTAQQYENATRDIAVLEDAGVPYQLLEASQLGQVEPALAEVAHKLTGGLRLPNDETGDCQLFTQRLAQMCEQAGVTFRFNTPVDKLLSEGEKIYGVKCGEEVIKADAYVMAFGSYSTAMLKGILDIPVYPLKGYSLTIPVKEDSGAPVSTILDETYKIAITRFDNRIRVGGMAEIVGFNTELLKPRRETLEMVVGDLFPRGGFIEQATFWTGLRPMTPDGTPIVGRTPYKNLWTNTGHGTLGWTMACGSGQLLSDLLSGRTPAIPFDDLSVARYQSGFNPSRPQHLHGAHQ; encoded by the coding sequence ATGCGTGTTGTCATACTGGGAAGTGGTGTGGTTGGCGTAACCAGCGCCTGGTATTTAAGTCAGGCAGGGCATGAGGTTACGGTTATCGATCGTGAATCCGGCCCGGCCCTGGAGACCAGCGCGGCGAACGCCGGCCAAATCTCCCCGGGCTATGCGGCACCGTGGGCAGCACCCGGCGTCCCGCTGAAGGCGATCAAATGGATGTTCCAGCGCCACGCGCCGCTGGCGATCGGCCTTGATGGCACGCCGTTCCAGCTCAAGTGGATGTGGCAGATGCTGCGCAACTGCGACACGCGCCACTACATGGAAAACAAAGGGCGCATGGTGCGCCTGGCAGAATACAGCCGCGACTGCCTGAAAGCTTTACGCGCCTCGACCGGCATTGAGTACGAAGGGCGGCAGGGCGGCACGCTGCAGCTGTTCCGCACCGCGCAGCAGTATGAAAACGCCACCCGCGATATCGCCGTGCTGGAAGACGCGGGCGTACCTTATCAGCTGCTGGAGGCCAGCCAGTTGGGGCAGGTCGAGCCTGCCCTGGCGGAAGTGGCGCACAAGCTTACCGGTGGGTTACGTCTGCCAAACGACGAAACCGGCGACTGCCAGCTCTTTACCCAGCGTCTGGCGCAGATGTGCGAGCAGGCGGGGGTGACATTCCGCTTTAATACGCCGGTCGATAAGCTGTTGTCGGAAGGAGAAAAAATTTACGGCGTGAAGTGCGGCGAAGAGGTGATTAAAGCGGATGCTTACGTCATGGCGTTTGGTTCCTACTCCACCGCGATGCTCAAGGGCATTCTCGACATTCCTGTTTACCCGCTTAAAGGCTACTCCCTGACCATTCCGGTGAAAGAGGACAGCGGCGCGCCGGTCTCTACCATTCTTGATGAAACCTACAAAATCGCCATCACCCGCTTTGATAACCGGATCCGCGTCGGCGGCATGGCGGAAATTGTGGGCTTTAATACCGAGCTGCTTAAACCGCGTCGTGAAACGCTGGAGATGGTGGTCGGCGATCTCTTCCCGCGCGGCGGGTTTATTGAACAGGCGACCTTCTGGACCGGTCTGCGTCCTATGACGCCGGACGGCACGCCGATTGTGGGTCGTACGCCTTATAAAAACCTGTGGACCAACACCGGGCACGGAACGCTGGGCTGGACGATGGCCTGCGGATCGGGCCAGCTGTTGAGCGACCTGCTTTCTGGCCGCACGCCGGCGATTCCGTTTGACGACCTGAGTGTGGCACGCTATCAATCAGGGTTTAACCCATCGCGTCCACAGCATCTTCACGGCGCGCATCAATAA
- a CDS encoding SpoVR family protein translates to MATIDSMSRNSTRLCDGPDWTFELLDVYLAEIDRVAKLYRLDTYPHQIEVITSEQMMDAYSSVGMPINYPHWSFGKKFIETERLYKHGQQGLAYEIVINSNPCIAYLMEENTITMQALVMAHACYGHNSFFKNNYLFRSWTDASSIVDYLIFARKYITDCEERYGVDEVEKLLDSCHALMNYGVDRYKRPQKISLQEEKARQKSREEYLQSQVNMLWRTLPKREEEKTVAEARRYPSEPQENLLYFMEKNAPLLEPWQREILRIVRKVSQYFYPQKQTQVMNEGWATFWHYTILNHLYDEGKVTERFMMEFLHSHTNVVFQPAYNSPWYSGINPYALGFAMFQDIKRICQSPTEEDKYWFPDIAGSDWLETLHFAMRDFKDESFISQFMSPKIMRDFRFFTVLDDDRNNYLEISAIHNEEGYREIRSRLSSQYNLSNLEPNIQVWNVDLRGDRSLTLRYIPHNRAPLDKGRKEVLKHVHRLWGFDVIMEQQNEDGSVELLERCPTRLNTL, encoded by the coding sequence ATGGCTACTATTGATTCCATGTCCAGGAACAGCACACGTCTCTGCGATGGACCCGACTGGACCTTCGAGCTGCTGGATGTCTACCTCGCCGAGATAGACCGGGTAGCGAAACTCTATCGTCTGGACACCTATCCGCATCAGATTGAAGTCATTACGTCCGAACAGATGATGGATGCTTACTCCAGCGTCGGGATGCCAATCAATTATCCTCACTGGTCGTTCGGTAAAAAGTTCATTGAAACCGAGCGGCTCTATAAACACGGTCAGCAGGGGCTGGCGTATGAGATAGTCATTAACTCCAACCCGTGTATCGCCTATTTGATGGAAGAGAACACCATTACCATGCAGGCGCTGGTGATGGCGCATGCCTGCTACGGGCATAACTCCTTCTTCAAGAATAACTACCTGTTCCGCAGCTGGACGGATGCCAGCTCGATCGTCGATTACCTGATCTTTGCCCGCAAATACATTACCGACTGCGAGGAGCGTTACGGCGTGGATGAGGTAGAGAAGCTCCTCGACTCCTGCCATGCGCTGATGAACTACGGCGTCGACCGCTACAAGCGTCCGCAAAAAATCTCATTGCAGGAGGAGAAAGCCCGGCAGAAAAGCCGCGAGGAGTATCTGCAAAGCCAGGTGAATATGCTGTGGCGCACGCTGCCGAAGCGTGAGGAGGAGAAAACCGTGGCCGAGGCGCGGCGCTACCCTTCTGAGCCGCAGGAAAACCTGCTGTACTTTATGGAGAAAAACGCCCCGCTGCTGGAGCCGTGGCAGCGTGAGATCCTGCGCATCGTGCGCAAGGTGAGCCAGTATTTCTATCCGCAAAAGCAGACGCAGGTGATGAACGAAGGCTGGGCGACGTTCTGGCACTACACCATCCTTAACCATCTGTATGACGAAGGCAAAGTCACCGAGCGGTTTATGATGGAGTTCCTGCACAGCCACACCAACGTGGTGTTCCAGCCTGCTTACAACAGCCCGTGGTACAGCGGGATCAACCCGTATGCGCTCGGTTTTGCGATGTTCCAGGATATTAAACGCATCTGCCAGTCGCCAACGGAAGAAGATAAATACTGGTTCCCGGATATCGCCGGGTCTGACTGGCTGGAGACGCTGCATTTTGCGATGCGCGACTTTAAGGACGAGAGCTTCATCAGCCAGTTCATGTCACCGAAGATTATGCGCGACTTCCGCTTCTTTACCGTGCTGGATGACGACAGGAATAACTACCTCGAGATTTCGGCGATCCACAACGAAGAGGGCTACCGCGAGATCCGCTCGCGCCTCTCCTCTCAGTACAACCTGAGCAACCTGGAGCCGAACATTCAGGTCTGGAACGTGGATCTTCGCGGTGACCGCTCCCTGACGCTGCGCTATATTCCGCACAACCGCGCGCCACTGGATAAAGGGCGTAAAGAGGTGCTGAAGCATGTGCATCGCCTGTGGGGATTCGACGTCATAATGGAGCAGCAGAATGAAGATGGCAGCGTGGAACTGCTGGAACGCTGCCCAACGCGGTTGAATACGCTCTGA
- the fadR gene encoding fatty acid metabolism transcriptional regulator FadR, whose amino-acid sequence MVIKAQSPAGFAEEYIIESIWNNRFPAGSILPAERELSELIGVTRTTLREVLQRLARDGWLTIQHGKPTKVNNFWETSGLNILETLARLDHESVPQLIDNLLSVRTNIATIFIRTAFRQHPEDALAVLASANAVEDHADAFATLDYNIFRGLAFASGNPIYGLILNGMKGLYTRIGRHYFANPEARSLALGFYHKLSELCSTAQHDQVYETVRRYGRDSGEIWHRMQKTLPGDLAIQSR is encoded by the coding sequence ATGGTCATTAAGGCGCAGAGCCCGGCGGGTTTCGCGGAAGAGTACATCATTGAAAGCATCTGGAATAATCGTTTCCCTGCGGGGTCCATTCTACCTGCTGAACGCGAACTCTCTGAACTGATTGGCGTCACCCGCACCACGCTGCGAGAAGTGCTTCAGCGCCTGGCGCGCGATGGCTGGTTGACAATTCAGCACGGCAAACCCACCAAAGTGAATAACTTCTGGGAAACGTCCGGACTGAATATTCTTGAAACGCTGGCGCGTCTCGACCACGAAAGCGTTCCGCAGCTGATTGATAATCTGCTTTCCGTGCGTACCAACATCGCCACCATCTTTATTCGGACCGCGTTTCGTCAGCATCCTGAAGACGCGCTTGCGGTCCTGGCTAGCGCTAACGCGGTAGAAGATCACGCCGATGCCTTTGCGACGCTCGACTACAACATCTTCCGCGGCCTGGCGTTTGCCTCCGGTAACCCAATCTATGGGTTGATCCTCAACGGCATGAAAGGGCTGTATACCCGCATTGGTCGTCACTACTTTGCGAACCCAGAAGCGCGCAGCCTGGCGCTCGGTTTTTATCACAAACTGAGCGAGTTGTGTTCTACCGCGCAGCACGACCAGGTGTATGAGACGGTGCGTCGTTATGGCCGGGATTCCGGGGAGATCTGGCATCGTATGCAGAAAACCCTGCCGGGTGATTTAGCGATTCAGTCGCGCTAA